Proteins co-encoded in one Spirosoma endbachense genomic window:
- a CDS encoding nuclear transport factor 2 family protein, with translation MKKLISVALLAGVLAGNTMAQTMEMNKKTAREAYEALIKYDSDKFLSYLADDAIDYAQGPKPVLGKAAIAANLNDFFRAFPGYTLTVEGIAADGNKVYVQNTFKGTQKAMLAGMIPATGKTVIWSDVDILEFDQNGKLRAHWANNSNAVLDQLGYHAFNNPNTQIVLAAYEQFGKGNVAGILAQCTPDVVFDVTDRVFLPNGMVYKGATEVPNFFRTLAEKVTFTKFDPYRFLADGDDVAVYINGEYKDNKTGKLLKANILHQFKVMNGKITWFKGNTDMPKEITMATK, from the coding sequence ATGAAAAAACTAATTTCTGTTGCCCTGCTGGCGGGAGTGCTGGCCGGGAATACCATGGCCCAAACCATGGAGATGAACAAAAAAACAGCCCGTGAGGCTTATGAAGCACTCATTAAATACGACTCGGATAAATTTCTATCGTATCTCGCCGACGACGCCATTGATTATGCACAGGGGCCGAAACCCGTTCTGGGCAAAGCAGCCATCGCGGCAAATCTGAACGATTTTTTCAGAGCGTTTCCCGGCTATACGTTAACCGTTGAAGGAATTGCTGCCGATGGCAACAAGGTTTATGTACAAAACACGTTTAAAGGGACGCAAAAAGCCATGCTCGCCGGGATGATTCCGGCAACCGGCAAAACTGTGATCTGGAGTGACGTCGATATTCTTGAATTTGACCAGAATGGAAAACTGCGGGCTCACTGGGCCAACAATTCGAATGCCGTTCTGGACCAACTAGGTTACCACGCATTCAACAATCCGAATACACAGATTGTGTTGGCCGCTTACGAACAATTTGGCAAAGGGAATGTGGCCGGCATTCTGGCTCAGTGTACACCCGATGTCGTTTTTGACGTTACCGATCGGGTTTTTCTCCCGAATGGCATGGTGTATAAAGGCGCAACCGAAGTGCCCAACTTCTTCAGGACTTTAGCGGAGAAAGTGACGTTCACGAAGTTCGACCCTTATCGTTTTCTGGCCGATGGCGACGACGTAGCGGTATACATTAACGGTGAATACAAGGACAACAAAACGGGTAAGCTATTGAAAGCCAATATCCTCCATCAGTTTAAGGTCATGAATGGAAAGATTACCTGGTTTAAAGGCAATACCGATATGCCGAAAGAAATTACAATGGCCACGAAATAA
- a CDS encoding FAD-dependent oxidoreductase, whose product MNHTDNAQRAHAIVVGASLGGLLTARVLSNYYQKVTLVERDPVNRQPESRHGQPQTRHLHGLLPGGFQIMLDYFPDLRQALTDAGANVADFAENMVWYTHGGYRKRFDMHLPAVTMSRPLLEHLIRERVLALPAVELIDNCTVQHLTTTTDKQRITGITIQHKLSGQIKSLTANLVVDASGRGSHSSQWLKELGYEAPQTSEVTVKVGYATRIYERDPNAPGSNCWFLYTPNAPHEKHFGGIFPVEGNRWVVSVGGWHGDSAPIDEVGFTEFVRSLPMPDLYAIVSKNKPLTEPYAYKFPASLRRHYELLNHFPLGYLVLGDAISSFNPTYGQGMTSASMQAVALDNLLAAQLPDHKLAKVFFQRAAKIVDTPWQLAVGEDFRYAETVGPKPAGVGFINKYVSRVQRATLCDEVVCAAFLRVMSLLKPPTSLFHPRILWRVMTAH is encoded by the coding sequence ATGAATCATACGGACAACGCTCAACGCGCCCATGCCATTGTGGTGGGTGCCAGCCTGGGCGGGCTGCTGACCGCCCGGGTTTTGAGTAATTATTATCAAAAAGTAACCCTTGTCGAACGCGATCCCGTAAATCGACAGCCTGAATCGAGGCATGGACAACCCCAAACCCGGCATCTGCACGGGCTATTACCGGGAGGCTTTCAGATTATGCTGGACTATTTCCCTGACCTTCGGCAGGCTTTGACCGACGCCGGCGCCAACGTGGCCGATTTCGCCGAAAATATGGTTTGGTACACCCACGGCGGTTACCGCAAACGGTTCGATATGCATCTTCCTGCCGTTACCATGAGCCGCCCCCTATTGGAACATCTCATCCGGGAGCGGGTTCTGGCCCTTCCTGCTGTCGAATTAATCGACAACTGTACGGTTCAACACCTGACCACGACCACCGACAAGCAACGGATAACAGGCATTACTATTCAGCATAAACTAAGCGGCCAGATCAAATCCCTGACGGCTAACCTGGTCGTAGATGCATCCGGTCGTGGTTCGCACAGCTCCCAATGGCTGAAAGAACTGGGTTATGAAGCTCCGCAAACGAGTGAAGTAACGGTAAAAGTGGGCTACGCTACTCGAATTTATGAACGCGACCCGAACGCACCCGGTAGCAACTGCTGGTTTCTGTATACCCCGAATGCACCCCACGAAAAGCATTTTGGTGGAATTTTTCCAGTCGAAGGCAATCGCTGGGTCGTTTCGGTTGGGGGCTGGCACGGAGATAGTGCGCCGATTGATGAAGTGGGTTTTACAGAATTCGTGCGCAGTTTACCCATGCCTGACCTGTATGCTATTGTCAGTAAAAATAAGCCACTGACGGAGCCTTATGCCTATAAATTTCCGGCCAGTCTGCGTCGGCATTATGAATTGCTCAATCACTTCCCGTTAGGCTATCTGGTACTGGGCGACGCCATCTCCAGTTTCAATCCTACCTACGGCCAGGGTATGACTTCGGCATCCATGCAGGCCGTCGCCTTGGATAATCTGCTGGCGGCTCAACTTCCCGACCACAAACTAGCTAAGGTTTTCTTTCAGCGAGCGGCTAAAATAGTAGATACTCCCTGGCAATTGGCGGTAGGCGAAGACTTTCGCTATGCCGAAACAGTTGGCCCAAAACCGGCGGGCGTTGGCTTCATAAACAAATACGTTTCCCGCGTACAACGCGCTACCCTCTGCGACGAGGTAGTCTGTGCCGCTTTCCTTCGCGTTATGAGCTTGTTAAAACCCCCTACGTCTCTCTTTCATCCGCGAATACTCTGGCGCGTAATGACCGCTCACTAA
- a CDS encoding nuclear transport factor 2 family protein yields the protein MKTNIETVQAMYEAFGRGDIPALLEYLADDVHWETWADNSAQKHNVPWLEARSGKAGAKEFFGIVAQLNIIDFQVLSIMAGGNQVAAEFVIEAAASALSKGFRDEEMHLWTFNDQGKVTRLRHYTDTFKHILAAQV from the coding sequence ATGAAAACCAATATCGAAACCGTTCAGGCCATGTACGAAGCGTTTGGCCGGGGCGACATACCTGCTCTCCTTGAGTATCTTGCCGACGATGTGCATTGGGAAACCTGGGCCGATAATTCTGCTCAAAAGCACAATGTTCCCTGGCTGGAGGCCCGTTCGGGCAAAGCAGGTGCCAAGGAGTTCTTTGGCATAGTGGCTCAGTTAAACATCATCGATTTTCAGGTACTGTCGATCATGGCAGGTGGCAATCAGGTAGCAGCCGAATTTGTTATCGAAGCGGCTGCATCCGCTCTTAGCAAAGGGTTTCGCGACGAAGAAATGCACCTCTGGACCTTCAATGACCAAGGTAAAGTAACCCGCCTGCGCCACTACACCGATACGTTCAAGCACATTCTGGCAGCTCAGGTATAA
- a CDS encoding c-type cytochrome yields MKTALKWIGILVGVVIVSIVGVMAYVKLGLPNVGDAPALKVEKTPERIERGRYLANHVAVCIDCHSTRDFTLFSGPLVPETHGKGGELFDQKAGFPGSFTAKNITPFGIGNWTDGEIYRAITTGVSRDGHAFFPVMPYPYYGKMNGEDVQSIIAYLRTLKPIDNKPAESKADFPFNFILNTIPKKAEPMPLPDPTDELAMGKYLVTIAGCIECHTQVENGQIIKEKAFAGGRDFNLPSGTLYTPNITPDKETGIGKWTKEVFVSRFKAYADSSYKPHKIGPTDFQTLMPWMMYSGMKEQDLGAIYTYLMTLQPVQNKVAKKFKPIVAMR; encoded by the coding sequence ATGAAAACAGCTTTAAAATGGATTGGCATCCTGGTTGGCGTTGTTATTGTGAGTATTGTTGGCGTAATGGCTTATGTTAAACTGGGTCTGCCAAATGTAGGTGATGCGCCTGCGCTCAAGGTAGAGAAAACGCCGGAACGTATTGAACGTGGCCGATACCTGGCTAACCATGTTGCGGTTTGTATCGATTGCCACAGTACGCGTGATTTTACCCTTTTTTCAGGACCATTAGTACCCGAAACGCATGGCAAAGGGGGGGAACTGTTCGATCAGAAAGCCGGATTTCCAGGCTCGTTCACCGCCAAAAACATCACTCCTTTTGGCATTGGAAACTGGACCGATGGCGAAATCTACCGGGCCATTACAACGGGCGTCAGCCGCGACGGTCATGCGTTTTTCCCGGTTATGCCCTATCCCTATTATGGTAAAATGAACGGTGAAGATGTGCAAAGTATCATAGCCTACCTACGCACCCTCAAACCCATCGATAACAAACCGGCTGAATCGAAAGCAGATTTTCCCTTCAATTTTATTCTGAACACCATTCCCAAAAAAGCCGAGCCAATGCCGCTGCCCGACCCAACCGATGAACTGGCAATGGGTAAATACCTGGTGACGATCGCCGGTTGTATTGAGTGCCATACCCAGGTTGAAAATGGCCAGATTATCAAGGAAAAGGCGTTTGCTGGCGGACGCGATTTCAATTTACCCTCGGGAACACTGTATACACCGAACATAACGCCAGACAAAGAGACAGGTATTGGGAAATGGACCAAGGAGGTTTTTGTCTCCCGGTTTAAAGCCTACGCCGACAGTAGCTACAAGCCCCATAAGATCGGGCCAACCGATTTCCAGACGCTTATGCCCTGGATGATGTATTCTGGGATGAAAGAGCAGGATCTGGGTGCAATTTACACCTACCTGATGACGCTGCAACCCGTTCAGAATAAGGTAGCCAAGAAATTTAAGCCCATCGTTGCCATGCGCTAA